A genomic window from Tolypothrix sp. PCC 7910 includes:
- a CDS encoding DMT family transporter: MHQSSGRWRLGLALSLITVILWGVLPIVLMVTLKALDVYTVIWFRFSVAFGLLAVYLGVQGKLPTFAQLRSASWKLLAIATVFLALNYFLFLQGLSLTSPATAEVIIQLSVVFLGLGGLIVFRERYKPHQWMGVCVMTLGYILFFHEQLTNLITAHHNYLFGSTLIVLGAAAWAIYALAQKQLLQSWSSAQIMLVVYGGCAILFAPLATSQTIFTLSNFYLGALVFCALNTVIAYGAFAESLAHWEASRVSAVLALAPVVTLIAVWIVSVIAPSLLLPEKFTFLGLIGAALVVTGAAAIAIAKAE; encoded by the coding sequence ATGCATCAAAGTTCTGGTCGCTGGCGTTTAGGGCTGGCTTTATCGCTCATAACGGTGATATTGTGGGGTGTTCTACCTATCGTCCTGATGGTGACTCTTAAAGCGCTTGATGTCTATACAGTTATATGGTTTAGATTTTCGGTAGCCTTTGGTCTACTGGCTGTATATTTAGGGGTACAGGGTAAATTACCGACATTCGCACAATTGCGTTCTGCATCTTGGAAGTTATTAGCGATCGCAACCGTTTTTTTGGCGTTGAATTACTTTTTATTTTTGCAAGGTTTGTCACTGACTTCACCTGCAACTGCGGAAGTAATTATTCAGTTGTCTGTAGTTTTCTTAGGTTTGGGAGGGTTAATTGTTTTTCGAGAACGTTACAAACCACATCAATGGATGGGAGTATGTGTAATGACTCTCGGTTATATTTTATTTTTTCACGAACAGTTGACTAATTTAATTACAGCCCACCATAATTATCTTTTTGGCAGTACCTTAATTGTCTTAGGTGCAGCAGCATGGGCTATTTATGCTTTAGCACAAAAACAATTATTACAATCTTGGTCTTCTGCACAAATTATGCTTGTTGTTTACGGTGGATGCGCTATTTTATTTGCTCCCTTAGCGACAAGTCAAACAATTTTTACACTTAGTAATTTCTATTTGGGCGCATTGGTTTTTTGTGCATTAAATACAGTAATTGCCTATGGTGCTTTTGCGGAATCATTGGCACATTGGGAAGCCTCACGAGTGAGTGCAGTATTAGCTTTGGCACCTGTTGTAACTTTAATTGCAGTTTGGATTGTATCAGTAATTGCACCTTCATTACTTCTACCAGAAAAATTTACATTTTTAGGTCTCATAGGAGCGGCTTTAGTTGTTACTGGTGCTGCTGCAATTGCTATAGCAAAAGCTGAATAA
- a CDS encoding alpha/beta hydrolase, with the protein MISLYGKWASSLRRISIVLVLSVLLPTFGMSNSVLAAEQVYGSYSALRLSIPITSLEIYAQNGVIDNKLNVYQQYLPPQKLQDLRRILLTPVKVSPVVVAQFLYTPQGEFILRRLAEAIKTTSPQTQPEYQTLRLAFISAAAEQGGLTLLNLLRKYPNSSINIDLAHSMGIAGELEQLINETSLAIAEVNRKSNIEATNQEPINFSQLPDLRQLGKFTAQKYALEFLDLSRRRHLSTDVYIPNVQSPAPVIVISHGLGTDSSNFRYLATHLASYGFAVVVPNHSDAEQLRSPINNKTIEVTQADEFTNRPLDVKYILNQLEAANQSDSRFKGKLNLQQVGVFGQSLGGYTALALAGAKINFEQLQRDCQPKLLEDTWNMSLLLQCRALALKNGQSGEEMNLRDERVKAAIAVNPITSSIFGKAGLSQVKIPVMVVGSSDDTVAPALFEQIVPFSWFANPQKYLVMLNGASHFSTIGNGNSDREAVGSLAQVIGDNPDQAHRYMNALSLPFFQTHVAGTSTYFPYLNAAYAKAISSQPLSVSFVQSLQPTELAQIVDTEGTATKGLSKKSPNSIVSFGFWMLDVGMALLHVIMFL; encoded by the coding sequence ATGATTAGTTTGTATGGTAAGTGGGCCAGCAGCCTGAGAAGAATTTCAATAGTGCTGGTTCTTTCAGTGTTGCTGCCAACATTTGGAATGAGTAATTCTGTGTTAGCAGCAGAACAAGTTTATGGTTCTTATTCAGCTCTCAGACTTTCTATACCGATAACTTCTTTAGAAATATATGCCCAGAATGGTGTAATTGATAACAAGCTGAATGTTTACCAACAGTACCTACCACCACAAAAACTCCAAGATTTACGGAGAATTTTACTTACTCCTGTAAAAGTAAGTCCGGTCGTGGTTGCACAATTTCTCTACACACCACAAGGGGAATTTATTCTCCGAAGGTTAGCAGAAGCAATTAAAACAACATCTCCACAAACACAACCGGAATATCAAACTTTACGATTGGCGTTTATTTCTGCAGCTGCGGAACAGGGAGGGCTAACATTATTAAATCTGTTACGCAAGTATCCCAACAGCAGTATTAATATTGATTTAGCGCACAGTATGGGGATAGCTGGGGAACTAGAACAGCTCATCAATGAAACTAGCCTAGCGATCGCAGAAGTTAACCGTAAGTCCAATATAGAAGCTACTAACCAAGAACCAATAAATTTCTCCCAATTGCCAGATTTACGACAATTAGGAAAATTCACAGCGCAAAAATACGCACTAGAATTTCTCGACTTGTCACGGCGTAGGCATTTATCAACGGATGTTTATATACCTAATGTCCAAAGTCCAGCACCAGTAATTGTCATTTCTCACGGTTTGGGTACAGATAGCAGCAATTTCCGTTATTTAGCTACTCATTTAGCTTCCTATGGATTTGCCGTTGTTGTGCCTAATCATAGCGATGCGGAACAATTGCGATCGCCAATTAATAACAAGACTATTGAAGTTACACAAGCAGATGAATTTACTAACCGACCTTTAGATGTGAAATACATCCTGAATCAACTGGAAGCGGCGAACCAGTCTGATTCTCGGTTTAAAGGGAAGTTAAATCTGCAACAAGTAGGAGTGTTTGGACAATCTTTAGGTGGTTATACAGCCTTAGCTTTGGCGGGCGCTAAGATTAACTTTGAGCAACTGCAACGAGATTGTCAGCCAAAGTTACTCGAAGATACTTGGAATATGTCTTTACTTCTCCAATGTCGCGCCTTAGCGTTAAAAAATGGGCAGTCTGGGGAAGAAATGAACTTGCGGGATGAGAGAGTTAAAGCTGCGATCGCAGTTAACCCCATTACTAGCTCCATTTTTGGCAAAGCTGGCTTGAGCCAAGTTAAAATTCCTGTGATGGTGGTTGGTAGTAGTGATGATACGGTTGCACCAGCCTTATTCGAGCAAATTGTCCCCTTCTCTTGGTTTGCGAATCCCCAAAAGTATCTCGTAATGTTGAATGGTGCAAGTCACTTTTCTACCATTGGTAATGGTAATAGCGATCGCGAGGCTGTAGGGTCACTGGCTCAAGTTATTGGCGATAATCCAGATCAAGCACATCGTTACATGAATGCTTTGAGTTTACCCTTCTTCCAAACTCACGTTGCGGGAACCTCAACATACTTCCCCTACCTCAACGCCGCCTACGCTAAAGCTATTTCTAGTCAGCCTTTAAGTGTGAGTTTTGTGCAGTCTCTACAACCCACAGAATTAGCTCAAATAGTTGACACCGAAGGTACAGCAACCAAAGGATTGAGCAAAAAGTCACCTAACTCCATCGTTAGTTTTGGATTTTGGATGTTGGATGTGGGTATGGCGCTGCTGCATGTGATTATGTTTCTGTGA